The Salinispora tropica CNB-440 genome has a window encoding:
- a CDS encoding non-ribosomal peptide synthetase, with amino-acid sequence MSQSSAGDLLAELESAGIRVWSEAGKLRFRAPQGVMTVERRDALRARRDEILAYLDAAADPAPLVPDPEHRHDPFPVTDVQAAYLLGRGETFAYGRVACHGYGELSYPELDPERMTAAWRALIDRHDMLRAVVEVDGAQRVLPEVPTFEVPVIDLTGRSPAVVEAALHAVRAEMDHLVHTPDRWPLFAARITTADDRAVLHVSIDFLIADFISVQVILDELHRLYHRPNEPLPPLEITFRDYQLAERAARSGPGHERDKRWWLARVDDLPAAPELPTVARPADSDGRFRRWETRMPPDAWALLRQRAGRHGISPSGAVLAAYADTIAAWSRRSRFTLDITLLNRMPLHPQVNALVGDFTSVDLLAVDAEPTRPFHERARDVQAQLWEDLDHRSFSGIELLREIARRQGPEAALFPVVFTSAIGISDAGSAAGGAPLGELGYGISQTPQVWIDCQNIERDGGLVSNWDVREEVFPPGLVEDMFAAYERLLHRLAIDDAAWTGTGYPEPPRAQLDRRAEVNRTTAPPPAGMLHDRVVRQALRTPDRPAVVTVDGALSYAELLGRATGVAEALTAAGCRRQELVGIVTDRGWEQVVAVLGALLAGCVYVPVDTSQPAARRRTILEAAGIRCALTQSWVEPSGWADGIRLLAVDTLPAGEPGPVDGSGDPEELAYVIHTSGSTGTPKGVMINHRGALNTVLDINARFDVGPDDRVLGLSNLGFDLSVYDIFGPLSVGGAVVLPDSSRRGDPSHWSALVAAHTVTVWNSVPAQLQMLYDYLEAAPAATVPGLRLAMLSGDWIPVALPDQIRQRVPGLRVVSLGGATEASIWSIWYPIEQVEPEWRSIPYGRPLTNQTFHVLDSALRPRPELVTGELYIGGVGLALGYLNDPARSADRFVTHPETGETLYRTGDLGRYLPDGTIEFLGREDLQVKIRGYRIELAEIETALGSHPGVAGAAVVVDGDSPLERRLAAFVEPASRSVTTARATSEAAAAQQLGVQACADADGTLDGVDRARYLTYAHRLDAVALPAMIDAFHASGLFVAGRRHTRAELLHTAGVAPRHHRLVRRWLRALTGAGLLDVDTDDRYGLTETGAAADTDAAWRAVDKIATAEDAELLAYFRASTGQLPALLRGEDDPLTLLFPQGKVDVSQGLYERTLFNRWANEAAASVVRRVADQRVEPGALRVLEIGAGAGGTTAAVLAALDGNAVDYLATDLSPFFVNELRTRFGERPGLHLQPLDIDQDLVAQGLAPNSFDVVVAGDVLHASADVVRALARLRAVLAPQGWLVACEMTRDHHQIMTSLELLVRVDEATADFTDLRQGTEQVFLGRERWLDVLGAAGASHPLCLPEPNGFIAELGMCVLAAQFKTDRVRIARDDVATHLAERVPEYMVPAVVQIVDTFPLNPNGKVDRAALRRRLPRRESMPTTASSAPGSDLERGLAAVWAEALRVPRVGRDENLFELGGDSLVAAQITGRVLNEIPQAANLFFDQVLRQVLEQPTVAALAGHIEAESAATTATDGVGTGATTSDGGLATLDDTNPGIPWVLVPSCDGSVDGYTALVPHLAATGPVFGLTAGPLDDLPRVAAEQARSITGAGCAAVRLVGHGLGATLALEVARALTEAGEQVAELVLISPWRPVTLPDAAEAHRAETGDAAIGEGFAARLAATVGYEPNLYAGDITVLRPTGEVPYSTDELEFWSDLCLGEVRELDVDGDHRAVLGEKAVAAIAAAGSGAAR; translated from the coding sequence ATGAGTCAGTCGTCCGCCGGTGACCTGCTCGCGGAGCTGGAAAGTGCGGGGATCCGGGTGTGGTCCGAGGCCGGCAAGCTGAGGTTTCGGGCCCCCCAGGGTGTGATGACCGTGGAGCGCCGCGACGCGCTGCGCGCGCGGCGGGACGAGATCCTCGCGTACCTCGACGCGGCTGCCGACCCAGCCCCCCTGGTGCCTGACCCGGAGCATCGCCACGATCCGTTCCCGGTCACCGACGTCCAGGCCGCGTACCTGCTCGGTCGGGGGGAGACCTTCGCCTACGGCCGGGTGGCCTGCCACGGCTACGGTGAACTGAGCTATCCGGAGCTCGACCCGGAGCGGATGACCGCCGCCTGGCGCGCCCTGATCGACCGGCACGACATGCTGCGCGCGGTGGTCGAGGTCGACGGCGCACAGCGGGTGCTGCCCGAGGTACCCACCTTCGAGGTGCCGGTGATCGACCTGACGGGTCGGTCCCCGGCGGTGGTGGAGGCGGCGCTGCATGCCGTCCGCGCCGAAATGGACCACCTCGTACACACCCCGGATCGGTGGCCGTTGTTCGCCGCCCGGATCACCACGGCCGACGACCGGGCTGTCCTGCACGTGTCGATCGACTTCCTGATCGCCGACTTCATCAGCGTCCAGGTCATTCTCGATGAGTTGCACCGGCTGTACCACCGCCCGAACGAGCCGCTGCCGCCGTTGGAGATCACTTTCCGGGACTACCAGTTGGCCGAACGGGCAGCCCGAAGTGGCCCGGGCCACGAACGGGACAAGCGGTGGTGGCTGGCCCGGGTCGACGACCTGCCTGCTGCACCGGAACTGCCCACGGTGGCCCGCCCCGCCGACAGCGACGGCCGGTTCCGTCGCTGGGAGACCCGGATGCCGCCGGATGCCTGGGCGCTACTGCGCCAGCGCGCCGGGCGTCACGGGATCAGCCCGTCCGGGGCGGTGCTGGCCGCCTACGCCGACACGATCGCCGCGTGGAGTCGCCGGTCCCGCTTCACCCTTGACATCACCCTGCTCAACCGGATGCCGCTACACCCCCAGGTCAACGCCCTGGTCGGCGACTTCACGTCGGTAGATCTGTTGGCGGTCGACGCCGAACCGACCCGGCCGTTCCACGAGCGTGCCCGCGACGTACAGGCACAGCTGTGGGAGGACCTGGACCACCGCAGCTTCAGCGGCATCGAGTTGTTGCGCGAGATCGCTCGTCGGCAGGGCCCGGAAGCGGCGCTGTTCCCGGTCGTGTTCACCAGCGCCATCGGCATCTCCGACGCCGGGTCGGCCGCCGGCGGCGCCCCCTTGGGCGAGCTGGGCTACGGGATCAGCCAGACTCCGCAGGTCTGGATCGACTGTCAGAACATCGAACGGGACGGCGGTCTGGTGTCCAACTGGGACGTCCGGGAGGAGGTCTTCCCGCCCGGACTGGTTGAGGACATGTTCGCCGCGTACGAGCGGCTGCTGCACCGCCTCGCCATCGATGATGCGGCATGGACGGGCACCGGGTACCCTGAGCCGCCCCGCGCGCAGCTCGACCGTCGGGCCGAGGTCAACCGCACCACTGCGCCGCCGCCCGCTGGGATGCTGCACGACCGGGTGGTCCGACAGGCGTTGCGTACTCCCGACCGGCCGGCGGTCGTGACCGTCGACGGTGCGCTGAGCTACGCCGAGCTGCTCGGCCGGGCGACCGGGGTGGCCGAGGCGTTGACCGCTGCCGGATGCCGCCGTCAGGAACTCGTCGGGATCGTCACCGACCGGGGCTGGGAGCAGGTCGTCGCGGTACTCGGCGCGCTGCTGGCCGGCTGTGTCTACGTCCCGGTGGACACCTCGCAGCCGGCCGCCCGACGACGGACCATCCTCGAGGCCGCCGGGATCCGCTGCGCCCTGACCCAGTCCTGGGTCGAGCCGAGCGGCTGGGCCGACGGGATCCGGCTGCTCGCGGTCGACACGCTGCCGGCGGGTGAACCCGGCCCGGTGGACGGCTCCGGCGACCCGGAGGAACTGGCCTACGTCATCCACACCTCCGGTTCCACCGGAACACCCAAGGGCGTCATGATCAACCATCGTGGCGCACTCAACACCGTGCTCGATATCAACGCCCGCTTCGACGTCGGCCCCGACGACCGGGTGCTCGGTCTGTCCAACCTCGGCTTCGACCTGTCGGTGTACGACATCTTCGGCCCGTTGTCGGTCGGCGGCGCGGTGGTGCTGCCGGACTCCTCGCGGCGCGGCGACCCGTCGCACTGGTCGGCGCTGGTGGCGGCGCACACGGTGACCGTCTGGAACTCCGTCCCTGCCCAGCTCCAGATGCTGTACGACTACCTGGAGGCCGCACCGGCGGCCACGGTCCCCGGTCTGCGACTGGCGATGCTCTCCGGCGACTGGATCCCGGTCGCGCTGCCCGACCAGATCCGGCAGCGGGTGCCGGGCCTGCGGGTGGTCAGCCTCGGCGGGGCGACGGAGGCGTCGATCTGGTCGATCTGGTACCCGATCGAGCAGGTCGAGCCGGAGTGGCGCAGCATCCCGTACGGCCGCCCGTTGACCAACCAGACCTTCCACGTGTTGGACTCCGCGTTGCGCCCCCGACCCGAGTTGGTCACCGGTGAGCTGTACATCGGCGGGGTCGGGCTGGCGTTGGGCTACCTCAACGACCCGGCCCGCTCCGCCGACCGGTTCGTTACCCACCCCGAGACCGGTGAGACGCTGTACCGAACCGGGGATCTGGGCCGCTACCTGCCCGACGGGACCATCGAGTTCCTCGGTCGGGAGGACCTCCAGGTCAAGATCCGTGGCTACCGGATCGAGTTGGCCGAGATCGAGACCGCGCTCGGGTCACATCCTGGCGTCGCCGGTGCGGCGGTGGTGGTGGACGGGGACAGCCCGCTGGAGCGGCGCCTCGCCGCGTTCGTCGAGCCGGCCAGCCGGTCGGTGACCACCGCCCGGGCTACCTCCGAGGCCGCCGCCGCGCAGCAGCTCGGTGTGCAGGCGTGCGCCGACGCCGACGGTACGCTCGACGGCGTTGACCGTGCGCGTTACCTGACGTACGCGCACCGGCTGGACGCGGTCGCCCTGCCCGCCATGATCGACGCGTTCCACGCGTCGGGTCTGTTCGTCGCCGGCCGGCGGCACACCCGAGCCGAACTCCTCCACACCGCCGGCGTCGCGCCGCGCCACCACCGGCTGGTCCGCCGGTGGCTGCGCGCCCTCACGGGCGCGGGTCTGCTCGACGTCGACACCGACGACCGGTATGGGCTGACCGAGACCGGGGCAGCGGCGGACACCGACGCCGCGTGGCGGGCCGTTGACAAGATCGCCACCGCCGAGGATGCGGAGCTGTTGGCGTACTTCCGCGCCAGCACCGGCCAGCTGCCCGCGTTGCTGCGGGGCGAGGACGACCCGCTGACGTTGTTGTTCCCGCAGGGCAAAGTAGACGTTTCCCAGGGTCTGTACGAGCGGACCCTGTTCAACCGGTGGGCCAACGAGGCGGCCGCCTCGGTGGTTCGGCGTGTCGCCGACCAGCGAGTCGAGCCGGGTGCCCTGCGGGTACTGGAGATCGGTGCCGGGGCGGGCGGCACCACCGCCGCGGTGCTCGCCGCGCTCGACGGCAACGCGGTCGACTATCTCGCCACCGATCTGTCCCCGTTTTTCGTCAACGAGTTGCGCACCCGCTTCGGTGAGCGCCCCGGCCTGCATCTGCAACCGCTCGACATCGACCAGGATCTGGTGGCGCAGGGGCTTGCCCCGAACTCCTTCGACGTGGTCGTCGCCGGCGACGTGTTGCACGCCAGCGCCGACGTGGTTCGGGCGTTGGCGCGGCTGCGTGCGGTCCTCGCACCGCAGGGGTGGCTGGTGGCCTGCGAGATGACCCGGGACCACCACCAGATCATGACCTCGCTGGAGTTGTTGGTCCGGGTGGACGAGGCCACCGCGGACTTCACCGATCTGCGGCAGGGCACCGAGCAGGTTTTCCTGGGCCGGGAGAGGTGGCTCGACGTGCTCGGTGCGGCCGGTGCCAGCCATCCGCTGTGTCTGCCCGAGCCGAACGGCTTCATCGCCGAACTGGGAATGTGTGTGCTGGCGGCCCAGTTCAAGACCGATCGGGTTCGGATCGCACGCGACGACGTCGCCACGCACCTGGCCGAGCGGGTACCGGAGTACATGGTTCCGGCGGTGGTGCAGATCGTCGACACGTTCCCGCTCAACCCCAACGGCAAGGTCGACCGGGCCGCGCTGCGGCGGCGCCTGCCCCGTCGGGAGTCGATGCCGACCACAGCGTCCAGCGCACCCGGCAGTGATCTGGAGCGGGGGCTGGCGGCGGTGTGGGCCGAGGCGCTGCGGGTGCCGCGGGTCGGCCGGGACGAGAACCTGTTCGAACTCGGGGGCGACTCCCTGGTCGCCGCGCAGATCACCGGTCGGGTCCTGAACGAGATCCCACAGGCCGCCAACCTCTTCTTCGACCAGGTGCTGCGTCAGGTACTGGAACAGCCAACCGTCGCTGCGCTCGCCGGACACATCGAGGCTGAGTCGGCGGCTACCACCGCGACCGACGGGGTGGGCACCGGGGCGACGACCTCCGACGGGGGGTTGGCGACGCTGGACGACACCAACCCGGGTATCCCGTGGGTGCTGGTGCCGAGCTGCGACGGCAGCGTCGACGGGTACACGGCACTGGTGCCGCACCTCGCGGCCACCGGCCCGGTGTTCGGGCTGACCGCGGGTCCCCTCGACGACCTGCCCCGGGTCGCGGCCGAACAGGCCCGGTCGATCACCGGGGCCGGCTGCGCCGCGGTCCGGTTGGTCGGGCACGGCCTCGGCGCGACGCTCGCACTGGAGGTGGCCCGGGCGCTGACCGAGGCCGGCGAGCAGGTTGCGGAGCTGGTACTGATCTCCCCGTGGCGTCCGGTGACGCTGCCCGACGCCGCCGAGGCGCATCGGGCGGAGACCGGCGACGCAGCGATCGGCGAGGGGTTCGCCGCACGGCTCGCCGCGACCGTCGGCTACGAGCCCAACCTCTACGCCGGTGACATCACCGTGCTGCGGCCGACCGGTGAGGTGCCCTACTCCACCGACGAACTGGAGTTCTGGTCTGACCTGTGCCTCGGCGAGGTGCGGGAGCTCGACGTCGACGGCGACCACCGGGCGGTGCTGGGGGAGAAGGCCGTGGCAGCCATCGCGGCCGCCGGTTCGGGGGCGGCCCGGTGA